A window of Candidatus Zixiibacteriota bacterium genomic DNA:
TCTTCTGCCTTATCATAATCTTTGCGTATGGTTTTAAGTAAAAGAGCATAGTTGCCAAGAGTATTTGCATTATCAGGATCGATTTCTAAAGAACGCTCATAATACTCTTCTGCCTTGTCATGTTCTTTGTGAATGCCATGAAGGAAAATAGCATAGTTGCCAAGAGTATTTGCATTTTCAGGTTCTATTTCTAATGAACGCTTATAATATTCTTCTGCCTTATCATAATCTTTGCGAATGTTTTTAAGGAAAGTAGCATAGCTGCCAAGAGTATATGCATTTTTAGGATCGATTTTTAATGAACGCTTATAATACTCTTCTGCCTTATCATGTTCTTTGCGAATTCTATAAAGGAAATTAGCATAGCTGGTGAGAAGTTCAGGATTATCGGGAAATTTCTTTAATCCTTCCAAGTATATTTTATCTGCTTTATCAGGATTGTCTTTTTCATATTGAATAGCTTCAAATATGAATTTATACATTTCATCAAGTTCACTTACCGCATCCTTAGCGGCTTCAGATAATGCTGCTTTTTCTGGAGAAGCAAGTTTATCTTTAATTTTGCTATTCAATTTTGTAAATTTATTAAAATAATCGTCATAAATTTTATCAAATCTCGTTCTCTCCGGATGATTAAATTTAAATTCGCTTCTTATTAAAAGCATTAATTCATCAAAATCAAAATGATTAACATGAAAAGTACTTCTTGCTGATAGTAGTTCCCCTAGTCTATTTTGGGGTATTTGTTTTCCTATCCAATAGATACCCCATGGTGGTGCAGTTTCCGGAAGGTCTTCAAAAATATCCCAAATGCTTGAGTCATTTCCCCCATAACCAATAAAAATTAATCCCGTTTCTTTTAATAAACTTTGAATTGTCGATTTTACTTTATCCTCAAGTTTATCTGTTTCGTCATCAGTGTTCTTGGGAAATATTCGAGCATCTCCATGTAATTTAATTACTATAGGTCGTGTTCTGCTAATTTTAACGAAACTAACTAGCGATTCATGAACCATAACCAAAGGTTTTTCATTAGTATAAACATACAAAGCATCAGCAACCATATCATCGAAATTTGTCGTTAATACAACATTACAACAACTACCATCTTTTTTGTAATTCATTAATTGAGCTAATACGGCATATCCGAATCCGGGCGTGTTTTTACCACATATTCTTTCAATTTCTTCTTGTCTTTCTGATGGTGTTGTAAATAGTTCCTCCATCACTTCGCTATAGATAATAGCTTTATTGTTGTCTTCATATTCCGGATATTTTTCCTTTGCCCATTGCTCATAATTATCTTCGCTTCCCTCGATAATTCCTTTTAGCTTTGGCAACCATCTACCGACTAACGTACTGGCGTCGCCTATACCTGAAGAAACCGAACACCCTGAGCCAAGAAGTATTGTAAATCTTCTATCTGGATAGCTTAATAAGCTTTTTAGCTTTCTAACAAATTGCTTTGCTGATATTTGTTCCATTACACCGCCCTTGTATTATTACAATCTAATCGAGTCAATCCAGACGTTTCGAATATATGAAATATGCTCAACATCAGCAATAAAATAAAGAAAACAACCAACCCTACAAAAAGAACCAAATAGTAATTTGCTGTTAAAAACAAATTGACCAAATCCAAATAAATCTTTATATATGCCCTATGAAATTAATCACTGTTTGTGGTTGGCGTTCGCCTTAGGCTAATTCGTCTGCCATCCGCCTCAGGCGAACTGGCGCACGAGGATGTACACCAGCCGCAAATTTTAATAAGATGAGATTACTATGTCAAACATACACAAAACAGCATTAATAGCAAATCCCGAATCGATACCGGAAAGCGCCGCAGTCGGACCATACTCGATTATCGAGGCTGATGCAACTATTGGCGAAGATGTCTGGATCGATTCCCATGTTTCCATCAAGTCCGGCGCTCGTATTGGAGCGGGCTGTAAGATATTTCACGGAGCCGCTATTGCCGGACCGCCGCAGGATTTAAAATATGCCGGCGAAAAAACAGAATTGATTGTTGGCGCCAACTGCACTATCCGTGAATATGTAACCATGAATCGCGGCACAACTGCTCATGGCAAATCGGAAATCGGCGACAATTGCTTGTTTATGGCCTATTCGCATGTAGCTCACGACTGCGTAGTCGGCTCGAATGTCATTGTCGCCAATGTTGTCGAGATGGGCGGGCATGTCGAGATTGGCGATCAGGCGATAATCGGCGGCGGCACTGTGATTCATCAGTTCTGTCATGTTGGCGAACATAGCATGATAGGCGGCGGTTTCCGAATCACGCAGGATATAATACCTTTTAGCATGGCGGCCGGTTATCCGCTCAGATGTTTAGGACTTAATATAATTGGCCTTAAGCGACGGGGTTTTTCACCCAACCTGTTATCGAAATTGAAAACGGCTTTTCGTTATCTGCTCAGCAAAAAATTGAAAACCACCGATGCCTTAGCCAAAATTGAACAGGAAATAGAAATGGTCCCTGAGGTCAAAC
This region includes:
- a CDS encoding tetratricopeptide repeat protein; this encodes MEQISAKQFVRKLKSLLSYPDRRFTILLGSGCSVSSGIGDASTLVGRWLPKLKGIIEGSEDNYEQWAKEKYPEYEDNNKAIIYSEVMEELFTTPSERQEEIERICGKNTPGFGYAVLAQLMNYKKDGSCCNVVLTTNFDDMVADALYVYTNEKPLVMVHESLVSFVKISRTRPIVIKLHGDARIFPKNTDDETDKLEDKVKSTIQSLLKETGLIFIGYGGNDSSIWDIFEDLPETAPPWGIYWIGKQIPQNRLGELLSARSTFHVNHFDFDELMLLIRSEFKFNHPERTRFDKIYDDYFNKFTKLNSKIKDKLASPEKAALSEAAKDAVSELDEMYKFIFEAIQYEKDNPDKADKIYLEGLKKFPDNPELLTSYANFLYRIRKEHDKAEEYYKRSLKIDPKNAYTLGSYATFLKNIRKDYDKAEEYYKRSLEIEPENANTLGNYAIFLHGIHKEHDKAEEYYERSLEIDPDNANTLGNYALLLKTIRKDYDKAE
- the lpxA gene encoding acyl-ACP--UDP-N-acetylglucosamine O-acyltransferase, translating into MTMSNIHKTALIANPESIPESAAVGPYSIIEADATIGEDVWIDSHVSIKSGARIGAGCKIFHGAAIAGPPQDLKYAGEKTELIVGANCTIREYVTMNRGTTAHGKSEIGDNCLFMAYSHVAHDCVVGSNVIVANVVEMGGHVEIGDQAIIGGGTVIHQFCHVGEHSMIGGGFRITQDIIPFSMAAGYPLRCLGLNIIGLKRRGFSPNLLSKLKTAFRYLLSKKLKTTDALAKIEQEIEMVPEVKRVVDFIRASERGVIK